A genomic window from Ignavibacteria bacterium includes:
- a CDS encoding tetratricopeptide repeat protein: protein MIKISTLIDEGTRIRQNMPAKALDIFTKALNESEIESNGKFRAISLFNIAITYLILGDYNKSISYFQDTLKTYYAKNTPEITAEALRGIAGNYARKYNYREALKYFYLSEEASIKCWHMENLHLVYQGIASLYTKINLNEKALAYTLKSLEISEQSRDDGALQTSLMSIGACYYKLGNTKEAKNYFEESLSFSAHPFAEANALHFLSIMKYDEGSFEEAAAMAERQIEICSENNYYDFEALGYRLKGKIAYINGWYPESLENFNKALEILNTAGDRNIKFSIQKNIINTYEKMGEKDKMIELYGELYSNHINHLEKDIQIKIEQLDFETDTENIKKEVEKEKEINQQLSSALDEVQILNNELKKMHEEKNNLMGILAHDLKNPLQSILSSVKLIRTENDDKVFIEEMTNNITHQSGRMLSLINRLLDYKAIESGVIPLNITEFNSSKLSAKLIKNSLINAVKKDISIINQCTCGGVILKTDYEMFYQVLENLLSNSIKFSPQGSKIYLRCISNSDATVFVIEDEGPGFSEDDKKKIYSNFAKLSSKPTDNEHSTGLGLSIVKKLCEILKAEIQLNSEKNKGSKFIITFKNTNE, encoded by the coding sequence ATGATAAAAATTTCAACTCTTATTGATGAAGGAACCCGGATTAGGCAAAACATGCCTGCCAAAGCACTTGATATCTTTACAAAAGCGCTAAATGAATCGGAGATCGAATCAAATGGTAAGTTCAGGGCTATTTCACTTTTTAACATTGCTATTACTTACCTGATCCTGGGAGATTACAATAAATCAATTTCATATTTCCAGGATACATTGAAAACCTATTATGCAAAAAATACACCTGAAATTACAGCCGAAGCATTAAGGGGTATTGCCGGAAATTATGCAAGGAAATACAATTACCGTGAAGCCTTAAAATATTTTTATCTTTCAGAAGAAGCCAGCATAAAATGCTGGCATATGGAAAACCTTCATTTAGTTTACCAGGGTATTGCATCATTATATACCAAAATAAATCTGAACGAAAAAGCCCTTGCATATACACTTAAATCACTTGAAATTTCTGAGCAGAGCAGGGATGATGGTGCGCTTCAGACTTCATTAATGTCAATTGGGGCATGTTATTACAAACTGGGCAACACCAAAGAAGCTAAAAATTATTTCGAAGAATCTCTTTCATTTTCAGCGCACCCGTTTGCCGAAGCTAACGCTCTTCATTTTCTTTCCATTATGAAATATGACGAGGGCTCCTTTGAAGAAGCTGCGGCTATGGCTGAGAGGCAGATAGAGATTTGCAGTGAAAATAATTATTACGATTTCGAAGCTTTAGGGTACAGGCTTAAAGGCAAAATTGCTTATATTAATGGATGGTACCCGGAGTCGCTGGAAAACTTTAACAAAGCCCTGGAAATACTGAATACTGCCGGTGACAGGAACATAAAATTTTCCATACAAAAGAACATCATTAATACCTATGAAAAAATGGGTGAAAAAGACAAAATGATAGAATTGTATGGAGAACTTTACAGCAATCATATAAACCACCTTGAAAAAGATATACAGATAAAAATTGAACAGCTTGATTTTGAGACTGATACAGAAAATATCAAAAAAGAAGTAGAAAAAGAAAAAGAAATCAACCAGCAGCTTTCATCTGCGCTTGATGAAGTGCAGATACTTAATAATGAGCTTAAGAAAATGCATGAAGAAAAAAACAATCTTATGGGAATTCTTGCTCATGACCTAAAAAACCCGCTTCAAAGTATATTATCTTCAGTTAAGCTGATAAGAACGGAAAATGATGATAAGGTATTTATAGAAGAGATGACCAACAATATTACTCACCAGTCTGGCAGAATGCTTTCACTAATTAACAGGCTTCTTGATTATAAAGCTATAGAAAGCGGTGTTATTCCCCTTAATATAACTGAATTTAATTCTTCGAAGCTTTCTGCGAAACTTATAAAAAATTCACTCATCAATGCGGTTAAAAAGGATATATCCATCATAAATCAATGTACCTGCGGCGGAGTTATTTTAAAAACTGATTATGAAATGTTCTACCAGGTACTGGAAAATCTTCTATCCAATTCCATAAAGTTCTCTCCTCAAGGTTCAAAAATCTATTTAAGATGTATCAGTAATTCAGATGCGACAGTTTTTGTGATTGAAGATGAAGGACCCGGATTTTCAGAAGATGACAAGAAAAAAATATATTCAAACTTTGCAAAGCTGAGTTCGAAGCCAACCGATAACGAACACTCAACCGGACTTGGTCTTTCTATTGTTAAAAAATTATGCGAAATTCTAAAAGCTGAAATTCAGCTTAATTCAGAAAAAAATAAAGGCTCTAAATTCATTATCACATTCAAAAACACAAATGAGTAA
- a CDS encoding cupin domain-containing protein, giving the protein MSKKFSIQAKPFIVPVADGKIIEEFFGSASVSAGDLSFAHMIAPPGWSEPYQQPEFDEITYIISGKKQFEIDGEVIVLKKNEAICVNKGTRVRYSNPFSEQVEYFSVCRPAFSIEKVHREIN; this is encoded by the coding sequence ATGAGTAAAAAATTTTCGATCCAGGCCAAACCATTTATAGTTCCCGTTGCTGATGGCAAGATTATTGAAGAATTTTTCGGATCTGCAAGCGTTTCCGCAGGTGATCTGAGCTTTGCGCATATGATCGCACCTCCCGGCTGGAGCGAACCTTACCAGCAGCCTGAGTTTGATGAAATTACTTATATAATTTCCGGCAAAAAACAATTTGAAATTGATGGGGAAGTTATTGTCCTTAAAAAGAATGAAGCTATCTGCGTAAATAAAGGGACAAGGGTAAGATACTCTAATCCGTTCAGTGAACAGGTGGAATATTTTTCGGTTTGCAGGCCTGCATTTTCAATTGAAAAAGTACACAGGGAAATTAACTGA
- a CDS encoding DUF1059 domain-containing protein → MKKIFKRKPRYYIDCREYPSNSKCSLYLSGKLTEVLNTYVHHAVEVHGHKNTPELRKEIRKLLQSEKNKI, encoded by the coding sequence ATGAAGAAAATATTCAAAAGAAAGCCGAGGTATTATATCGATTGTCGTGAATATCCCAGCAATTCTAAATGCTCCCTATATTTATCCGGAAAGCTTACGGAAGTACTGAATACATATGTTCATCATGCAGTTGAAGTACATGGACATAAAAACACCCCGGAATTAAGAAAAGAAATAAGAAAATTATTACAGTCGGAAAAAAATAAAATATAA
- a CDS encoding cupin domain-containing protein, whose product MYKKPEIKNFSKSDETREFPLGKLEMLNIGGAEIGKAVLMPGWKWSESVKPIAQTKSCEAPHFQYHIAGTLRVRMDDGTEYDCGPGDISVLPPGHDAWVIGDEPVILVDFHGMSEYAKSK is encoded by the coding sequence ATGTATAAAAAACCTGAGATTAAAAATTTTAGCAAATCAGACGAAACCAGAGAATTTCCTTTGGGAAAACTAGAAATGCTTAACATTGGTGGAGCAGAGATTGGAAAAGCTGTATTAATGCCGGGATGGAAATGGTCTGAATCTGTAAAGCCCATTGCCCAGACAAAAAGCTGCGAAGCACCGCATTTTCAATATCATATTGCAGGTACTTTAAGGGTAAGAATGGACGACGGTACTGAATATGATTGCGGACCCGGTGATATTTCAGTTTTGCCGCCGGGACATGATGCCTGGGTAATTGGAGATGAACCTGTAATACTGGTTGATTTTCATGGAATGAGTGAATACGCTAAATCCAAATAA
- a CDS encoding cupin domain-containing protein, translating to MKYCYIIFTLFLIFTVNSVYSQNWEDVDPKMTNVIVDTTLIKSTIATIEPGEKSSFHTHYAHFFYALTDGKIKIYYKDGSSAEMVLKAGDYGFANPEKHHQTENTGNATLKFLLVELKEHPFVK from the coding sequence ATGAAATACTGTTATATTATATTTACGTTATTTTTAATTTTTACAGTTAATTCTGTATATTCTCAAAACTGGGAAGATGTAGATCCTAAAATGACTAATGTAATTGTTGATACTACTCTGATAAAATCAACCATAGCAACAATTGAGCCTGGCGAAAAAAGTTCTTTTCACACACACTATGCACACTTTTTTTACGCTTTAACCGACGGAAAAATTAAGATCTATTACAAAGATGGCTCGAGTGCAGAAATGGTTCTAAAAGCAGGAGATTACGGTTTTGCTAACCCCGAGAAACATCATCAGACTGAAAACACAGGTAATGCAACTTTAAAATTTTTACTGGTGGAGCTAAAAGAACATCCATTTGTAAAATAA
- a CDS encoding class IV adenylate cyclase, producing MKNFELKVRCRDHRSALAVLKNLDAEYSGLLKQRDVYFNLSPGRLKLRTINNNEHQLIYYRRPDRDSAKFSNYYIVKVSHPVQLEKSLKEILGVKVIVVKLRKLFLWQNVRIHLDTVKSLGKFIEFEIVCRTSKQEFQSSEKMKYIKKIFNINKNFILNSSYSDMMIKNI from the coding sequence TTGAAAAATTTTGAATTGAAAGTCCGGTGCCGCGATCATAGATCAGCTTTGGCTGTTTTAAAAAATCTTGATGCTGAATATTCCGGATTATTAAAACAGCGGGATGTATATTTTAATTTATCACCCGGCAGGCTGAAGCTGAGAACTATAAACAATAATGAGCATCAGCTTATTTACTACAGAAGACCGGACAGGGATTCTGCTAAATTCAGCAATTATTATATTGTAAAAGTTTCGCACCCTGTACAGCTTGAAAAATCATTAAAAGAAATTTTAGGCGTTAAGGTGATCGTTGTTAAGCTAAGGAAATTATTCCTTTGGCAAAATGTCAGGATTCATTTAGATACAGTTAAATCACTGGGTAAATTTATAGAGTTTGAAATAGTATGCCGAACATCAAAACAGGAATTTCAATCATCTGAAAAGATGAAGTATATTAAAAAAATTTTCAACATTAATAAAAATTTCATTCTAAATTCATCATATTCAGATATGATGATAAAAAATATTTGA
- a CDS encoding thioredoxin domain-containing protein, with translation MPNPNKLINEKSPYLIQHAYNPVEWYPWGDEAFQKAKDEDKPIFLSIGYSTCYWCHVMEREVFENEHIAGEMNKLFVNIKVDREERPDVDRVYMSALQAMTGSGGWPMSMFLTNELKPFYGSTYVPPKSKYGLPGFEDLIHQLGEAWKTRRDEVNESGEKILEHIREASQNITAAGELNKEMLLKGAQQFKNGFDEEYGGFGGAPKFPRPPGINFLLRAYYRFEDSESLQMVIRTLLQMAKGGMYDHLGGGFHRYSVDRYWRVPHFEKMLYDQAQLAVNYLEAYQITGDKYFGDITRDVLDYVCRVMTHPDGGFYSAEDAESLPAPTLRQTSAREDLSSETLVKEEGAFYVWSKSEIDALLGEDAEIFNYYFGVNDYGNAPQGSDPHSVFVEKNILYKAHSLSETSNKFERSTDEINNIIESCKKVLFEVRQKRPLPHKDDKILTSWNGLMISAFSKAYSVFNEPVYLERSKMASEFILKNLYEPGNKKLLHRWREGESKIEATLEDYSFFIQGLIDLYEASFDEKYLKSSIELTELMINDFYDEAEGGFFDTSGKDKNILVRTKEDYDSAEPTGNSVAISNLLRLSALTGNTAWYDMAYRSVLAFSGKLEKMPYAMPQMLVALDMLLHKPKQIIIAGRNDETAFRMLREVQNRFIPDKIVVNIDPKAASESITFASKIVQVTGETTAYVCENFSCRLPVKTAGELAELLA, from the coding sequence ATGCCTAATCCAAATAAACTGATCAACGAAAAATCACCTTATCTCATTCAGCATGCGTATAACCCTGTGGAGTGGTACCCGTGGGGTGATGAAGCCTTCCAAAAAGCGAAAGATGAAGATAAACCGATATTTCTATCCATAGGATACTCCACCTGCTACTGGTGTCATGTTATGGAGCGTGAAGTGTTCGAAAACGAACACATAGCCGGTGAAATGAATAAGCTTTTTGTGAATATTAAAGTCGATAGGGAAGAGCGCCCTGATGTTGACCGTGTTTATATGTCAGCCCTGCAGGCTATGACGGGCTCCGGCGGCTGGCCCATGTCAATGTTCCTTACAAATGAGCTTAAGCCGTTTTATGGTTCAACTTATGTTCCTCCAAAATCAAAATACGGCTTGCCCGGGTTTGAAGACCTCATTCACCAGCTTGGCGAAGCATGGAAAACCCGCAGAGATGAAGTGAATGAATCAGGCGAAAAGATACTTGAGCATATCCGTGAAGCTTCGCAGAATATAACAGCGGCAGGTGAGCTGAATAAAGAGATGCTTCTTAAAGGCGCGCAGCAGTTTAAAAACGGATTTGATGAAGAATACGGCGGATTCGGAGGCGCGCCTAAATTCCCAAGACCGCCGGGGATAAACTTTTTATTAAGGGCTTATTACAGGTTTGAAGATTCCGAATCGCTGCAAATGGTGATACGCACGCTGCTGCAAATGGCTAAAGGCGGAATGTATGACCATTTGGGCGGGGGTTTTCACAGGTATTCAGTTGACCGCTATTGGCGCGTGCCGCATTTTGAAAAAATGCTTTATGATCAGGCGCAGCTGGCAGTAAATTATCTGGAAGCTTACCAGATTACAGGTGATAAGTATTTCGGAGACATTACCCGTGATGTGCTGGATTATGTCTGCAGGGTTATGACCCATCCGGACGGGGGATTCTATTCAGCCGAAGATGCTGAGTCTCTGCCTGCGCCAACGCTTCGGCAGACAAGCGCTAGAGAGGACCTGTCCTCCGAAACTTTAGTGAAGGAGGAAGGTGCATTTTATGTGTGGAGCAAGAGTGAGATTGATGCGTTACTTGGTGAGGATGCGGAAATTTTCAATTATTATTTCGGGGTAAATGATTATGGCAACGCACCGCAGGGCAGCGACCCGCACAGCGTGTTTGTGGAAAAAAATATTCTGTATAAAGCGCATTCACTCAGCGAAACTTCAAATAAATTTGAAAGATCAACTGATGAAATTAACAACATCATCGAATCCTGCAAAAAAGTATTATTTGAAGTCCGCCAAAAGCGGCCGCTTCCGCATAAGGATGATAAGATACTCACATCATGGAATGGACTGATGATATCAGCTTTTTCAAAAGCTTATAGTGTATTCAATGAACCTGTTTACCTGGAAAGATCAAAAATGGCTTCTGAATTTATTCTGAAAAATCTTTATGAACCGGGGAACAAAAAATTACTTCACCGCTGGCGCGAGGGCGAGTCTAAAATTGAGGCAACTCTGGAAGATTATTCATTTTTTATACAGGGGCTAATTGATCTATATGAGGCATCCTTTGATGAAAAATACCTGAAGTCTTCTATTGAGCTGACTGAGCTGATGATAAATGATTTTTACGATGAAGCCGAAGGCGGATTTTTTGATACATCAGGCAAAGATAAAAATATACTTGTCAGAACAAAGGAAGATTACGATTCCGCTGAACCTACCGGCAACTCCGTTGCCATTTCTAACCTTCTTAGGCTTTCAGCTTTAACAGGTAATACCGCATGGTATGATATGGCATACAGATCAGTGCTTGCCTTCAGCGGCAAGCTTGAAAAAATGCCTTATGCAATGCCGCAAATGCTTGTTGCCCTTGATATGCTGCTGCATAAACCCAAACAGATCATCATTGCCGGACGCAATGATGAAACAGCATTCAGAATGCTGCGTGAAGTTCAAAACCGCTTTATTCCTGATAAAATTGTTGTTAATATAGATCCCAAAGCGGCTTCTGAGAGTATTACATTCGCTTCAAAGATCGTTCAGGTAACCGGTGAGACTACAGCATATGTTTGCGAAAATTTCTCATGCAGGCTTCCTGTTAAAACTGCGGGCGAACTTGCAGAGTTACTTGCTTAG